The DNA region ACCGACACCTACGACCTGGTGGTCTCGCACCGCGATCTGACCGATCGGGCCCGGCAGAAGACGCCGTCGGCCGCCCATGTCTCTGTCGAGGACTTCATGAGCAGTCCGCGGTACGACGAGATCGTCGAGCAGTTGCAGCAGAACCAGGGCGATGGCGCCACTGCGAACGCGCCGGTCGAGGAGCCGGCCGCGGAGGACTCCGCAGGCGGTGCCGAGGTGTTGGCGCTGGAGTCGATCGTGCTGGACGGGTCGGCGCGCACCACCGCCGATGCGATCAGCGAGGCCGGTCAGTTGCTGGTGGCCGCCGGGGCAGTGGAGGCGGCCTACGTCGACGCCATGCACGAGCGGGAACGGTCCATCTCGACCTACATGGGTAACGGGTTGGCCATTCCGCACGGCACCAACGAGGCCAAGGACACCATCCGCCGAACCGGGCTGTCCTTCGTGCGCTACGCCGACCCGATCGACTGGAACGGCAAGCCGGCCGAGTTCGTCGTCGGGATCGCCGGTGCGGGCAAGGATCACATGGCGCTTCTGACCCAGATCGCCCAGGTCTTCCTCAAGTCCGAGGACGTCGCGCGGTTGCGGGAGGCGCAGACCGCCGACGAGATCAGGACCATCCTCACCGGTGGCGGCAAGTAGGCGATACGTAGCGTGACGTCGGTGGATTCCGACACTCGTCAGAGCCGGATCGTCGAGTTCGCCCGCACCCGTGGGCGGGTCGAGGTGGGGGCGCTCGCCGAGGAGTTGGATGTCGCCAGCGAGACGATCCGACGCGATCTCAAGGTGCTGGCCGGCCGCCGTCTGCTCAAGCGGGTGCACGGCGGCGCGGTGCCCATGGAGACGGCGGCCTTCGAATCGGGTGTGGAATACCGAAGTCAGGTGGACCTCGCCCAGAAACACCGGATGGCTTCCGCGGCAATGGAACTGCTGCACGGAGCCGAGACGGTGTATCTGGACGAGGGCTTCACGCCACGACTGATCGCCGAGCGACTCTCCGAGCGGGACCTGACGGTGGTGACGTCATCTCTGCTGGCCGCGGAGACGCTGGCCCACAGTCGCACGGTGACGGTGTTGCTGCTCGGCGGCCGGATGCGGGGCAGAACGCTTGCGACGGTGGATCACTGGGCGGTGGACATGCTCAGCGGTCTGGTGATCGACGTGGCGTTTCTCGGTACCAACGGGATCTCGCTCGAACACGGTCTGACGACACCCGATCCGGCGGTGGCCGCGGTGAAGAGCACCGCCGTGCGGGTGGCGCGGCGGCCGATCCTGGTGGCGGCGCACTCGAAGTTCGGGGAGAGCAGCTTCTGCCGATTCGCGAAGGTGGCCGACTTCGAGTCGATCGTGACAGGCTCGGAACTCGGTGTCGCCGAAGCCCGTCGGTACGAGGCGCTGGGCCCGGTCGTCATCCGGGCGTGACGGTCAGCGTGGGGTACAGGCGCGGTGGCGAGATGTCGGCGCCCGCGGCGAGATCGGCCATCAGGGCAGCGGCCCAGTCGAGCAGACCGTCGACGTCCACGGAGTGCGGCGGCGGATGGGCGACGGCGTCCAGGCTGAGGCATCCGCGTCGCAGCAGCGTGGTCGCTCCGGGGAGGTTGCCGCGCTGGACGTGGGTGATGCCGACCGCGAGTTGCGCCAGGCCCTGCCACAGCGGTCGCTCGTCGGCCGGGCCGTTCTTCCAGGCGGCCTCGAGCACCTCGTGGGCGTTGAAGGCCAGACCGCGGTTCATCAGATCCTGGGCGTAAGCCAGGGATCGGGCCGGAGGCAGGTCGAGATCGTCCGGGATCCGCGGGACACCCTCGCTGCCCGGCGGAAGCGGTCGGCCCAACGCGTCCCGCGGTCGGGTGTTCCGCGGCCGGCCGGACTCGTCGCGATCGCGTTCGGCCATCGGCCTTTTCACGGCCATGCTCAGACGCTAGTCCTCGATGATCGTGTCGGCCGCGTCGTCACCCGGCACCCGCTCCTTCTCGTCCTCGTCGACGACGGTGAAGAACGAGTCACCGTCCTCGGGTGTCCCGTCGATCTGCCCGGCGGTGCGGCGGGTCGGGCGCTCGTCGGACCCACCCGGCGGAAGGACGTCGGGAACCTCGGCGGCCAGCTTCTCGTCGAGGGTCTCGTCCTCCTCGGGCTCGATCCACTCCTCGGGCGGGTCGACGACGATGTCGCCGTCGTCGTTGCGGACCTCGTCGGAGTCGAGTGATTCACTGGGGCCGAGAGTGTTGTCCGGGCCTGCGTCGTCCCTGTCACCATCCATGTCGTCGAGTGTGCCCCATTGCGCAGACGGTCAACCGAGCCGTGCCCGCGCGCCGTCGAGAACCGCCTCGATGTCGCACCACGTGCTGCGGACGATGTCGGCGACGGGCTGCAGGTCGGTGATCCGTGAGGACACCTGACCGGTGTTGGCGACGCTGGCCTCCAGGTCGCCCGCGAAGTACAGGTCGGTGATCCGGCCGAGCAGTTGTGCCCCGGGATCGTGGTCGCTGATGCGCGCGGCCAGCCCGGTCCGCAGCACCCGCATGGTCGGATTGCCCGGAACGTCGAGCAGGACGGTGCCCGCGTCGTCGGCCGCGACGATCGCGTCCTTGAAGTTGGCGTGCACCGCGGCCTCCGTGCTGGCGAGCATCCGGGTGCCCATCTGCACACCCTCGGCGCCCAGCACCACCGCCGCGGCCCCTGAGCGGGCGTCGCACATCCCGCCGGCGCAGATGATCGGCAGCCCGACGCGCTCGGCGACCAGTGGCAGCAGCACCATGGTCGAGGCGCCCAGCGCCGACTTGAATCCGCCGCCCTCGACCCCTTCGACCACCAGCGCGTCGACCCCCGCGTCGGCCGCCTTCAGCGCACCCCTGAGCGACCCGACGACATGCACGACCGTCATGCCGGCGTCGTGCAGCCGTGAGGTGAACAGCGCCGGGTCTCCTGCGGAGGTGAACACGTGGCGCACCCCCGCGGCGGCCAGGACGTCGACGATCGACGGGTCGCGTTTCCATCCCTGGATCATCAGGTTCGCCGCGACCGGCCGGTCGGTGAGATCGCGCACCCGCAGCAGGTCGGCCCGGCCCGCCTCGGTGAGTGTCTCGATCATGCCGAGACCGCCGCCTTCGGACACCGCCGCCGCCAGTTCGGCGCGGGCGATGTAGGTCATGGGGGCCTGAACAATCGGGAACTCGACACCGAGGAGCGCTTGAATGCGGTTGGTCACGCAGCCCATCCTGCTACGGTCCGGTGCGTGTACCGGGTGATCCAGTGGGGGACAGGCGCTGTCGGAACCGAAATGGTCACCACCATCCTCGATCACCGGCAGGACCTGGCGCTCGTAGGCGCCAGGGTGTACTCCGAGGACAAGAACGGCCGTGACATCGGCACGCTCGTCGGCCGCGACCCGATCGGGGTGTGTGCCACCACCGACGTCGACGAGATCATGGCGCTGGAGGCCGACTGCGTCCTGTACACGCCGCGCACCGCGCGGGTCGACGACGTGTGTGCGCTGCTGGCCAGTGGCAAGAACGTGGCCACCACGGCGTTCATGTTCCACCCGCAGCGGATGTCCGCCGCCGATCGCGACCGGGTGCTCGCGGCATGCCAGACGGGTGGCACCTCGGTGCACGGCAGCGGTATCAACCCGGGGAACCTGTCGAGCGTGCTGCCGTTGGCGCTGACCGGGATGAGTCGCACCATCGAGCGGATCACGCTGCAGGAGCGCGCCGACTGGTCGGTGTACGAGAGCACCGGGATCACGTTCGACAACATGGGCTTCGGTCGGCCCGTCGATCAGATCAGCCCGACGGCGACCGAGTTCCTCGCCTTCAACAGTTCGATCTTCGTCGAGCAGGTCTGGTTCCTCGGCGACTCACTCGGAGCGGACCTCGACGAGGTGACCGCCACCGTCGAAGCCGTTGCCGCGCAAGAGGATCACCAGATCTTCGACCATCTGCTGCGGGCGGGGACGACCGCGGGTCAGCGATGGAACTGGACCGGTCGTCGGGATGGGCAGCCACTGGTCGAGATCGAGACACTGTGGACGGTCGGCGGCGAGTACCCGGGGCACTGGCCCACCCCGCAGCACGGGTGGACCTTGACGATCGAGGGCGACCCGTCGATGCGCACGCACTTCTTCTCGCTGGCGAGTTTCACCCGCGCCGCGTCCATGACCGAACATGTCCGTTCGGCGAGCGTGGCCACCGCGATGCAGGTTCTCAACGCCGTGCCCGCGGTCTGCGAGGCTCCGCCCGGCTTCGCGACGGCCGCGTCGCTACCGCTGATCTACAACCAGCGGGCCTTCCGTCAGCCGTAGTACATCACCCAGAAATCGTTGCTCCACGCACCGCCGTCGCACTTGAGCGGGTGACCGTCGGGACTCTGCGCCGCACTGGAGGTTTCGGTGCACGGCGACCGAAGCGTGCGCACCCCGATCAACGGCGCGTGGGACACCCACTGCCCTTTCGAGTTGCAGGCCAGGGTGTTGCCGGCGGAGTCCGTGCCGAAGTTGTAGCGGGGCGCCTGATTGCAGGCGGCGCCTGCCTGCGCCTCGAAGTCCACATACGGCACGCAGTCGGCGCCGTCGCACGTGGTCGGTGAC from Mycobacterium sp. DL includes:
- a CDS encoding DeoR/GlpR family DNA-binding transcription regulator; the protein is MDSDTRQSRIVEFARTRGRVEVGALAEELDVASETIRRDLKVLAGRRLLKRVHGGAVPMETAAFESGVEYRSQVDLAQKHRMASAAMELLHGAETVYLDEGFTPRLIAERLSERDLTVVTSSLLAAETLAHSRTVTVLLLGGRMRGRTLATVDHWAVDMLSGLVIDVAFLGTNGISLEHGLTTPDPAVAAVKSTAVRVARRPILVAAHSKFGESSFCRFAKVADFESIVTGSELGVAEARRYEALGPVVIRA
- a CDS encoding DUF309 domain-containing protein, coding for MAERDRDESGRPRNTRPRDALGRPLPPGSEGVPRIPDDLDLPPARSLAYAQDLMNRGLAFNAHEVLEAAWKNGPADERPLWQGLAQLAVGITHVQRGNLPGATTLLRRGCLSLDAVAHPPPHSVDVDGLLDWAAALMADLAAGADISPPRLYPTLTVTPG
- a CDS encoding nitronate monooxygenase gives rise to the protein MTNRIQALLGVEFPIVQAPMTYIARAELAAAVSEGGGLGMIETLTEAGRADLLRVRDLTDRPVAANLMIQGWKRDPSIVDVLAAAGVRHVFTSAGDPALFTSRLHDAGMTVVHVVGSLRGALKAADAGVDALVVEGVEGGGFKSALGASTMVLLPLVAERVGLPIICAGGMCDARSGAAAVVLGAEGVQMGTRMLASTEAAVHANFKDAIVAADDAGTVLLDVPGNPTMRVLRTGLAARISDHDPGAQLLGRITDLYFAGDLEASVANTGQVSSRITDLQPVADIVRSTWCDIEAVLDGARARLG
- a CDS encoding dihydrodipicolinate reductase: MVTTILDHRQDLALVGARVYSEDKNGRDIGTLVGRDPIGVCATTDVDEIMALEADCVLYTPRTARVDDVCALLASGKNVATTAFMFHPQRMSAADRDRVLAACQTGGTSVHGSGINPGNLSSVLPLALTGMSRTIERITLQERADWSVYESTGITFDNMGFGRPVDQISPTATEFLAFNSSIFVEQVWFLGDSLGADLDEVTATVEAVAAQEDHQIFDHLLRAGTTAGQRWNWTGRRDGQPLVEIETLWTVGGEYPGHWPTPQHGWTLTIEGDPSMRTHFFSLASFTRAASMTEHVRSASVATAMQVLNAVPAVCEAPPGFATAASLPLIYNQRAFRQP